A window of the Osmia lignaria lignaria isolate PbOS001 chromosome 2, iyOsmLign1, whole genome shotgun sequence genome harbors these coding sequences:
- the LOC117608467 gene encoding uncharacterized protein LOC117608467 — MAKRSSLNRRSSKSSRYSDSAVLNPDTDVVDNTYPYWSKNLENNTIARLSTDYNMFSETSRQLDSNSQVELSEAEAEWWKVFDNFSSSEDNENNIEQSAAKFTIVTSESEEEPKIKKRKLSLRSKARTHKNNAFFNVLHDSEGTSANSSEQKVRGKSSINNSESKNKEMTNKEQLAEMHDSSSNQSSNLNNIVKSKPKILKKDYKNQNNIFIDVLQNSEFKVPSSSKFSIIKSPKPVERKDSSIMQTPLDNQSESNEYTLSSGSVPDFSHFPVPKAQSTAFEDSTPCSSSKNDSSSDIEPKIMKQKPKLLKRRSRSIKKNVYKNIFIVEESNEETKGNVLASKNVVENTEIPQRFSTSSSTDSHKISHKSQKNVINEDENKGTEISSSRKKRRSAILAERNIKDCIEKDILGKKVTTNDLSDDSIKSSIIPRQPSISLAQEKGGSKSLSSLGNNTKQKNAQGRSTLDQSIINGKNVTEVHKDVAKDYNDELQVDNTQKNISLTRSAVHTLLSFEEGNRDNAKNRSRQSHITSNSTSSIKRNKSLRSKGREIEEEISKDSRDEEIMDKYVDDRKMKKRSVPKDLSGFSKEQPDTVKDSKRSSSRNGNLTSSVNRIQDIGSNTSNVNDKYVRSQNLNSISSEETINQSKYIEKSTTALDRKSANVLSSSNGKQHNNIDTNSLNVDKNVREVENEVSSDSSDQNLASRFRRISQRRSVANVSSSINRKEDSNAGGRGRVSSRVSNLVLSAKEGTQKNTHAASVAGEDARKIEGVLQAIGNEETPKTSRHTDTDHRSTSQRKSNSSNASRKERSTAENRRRTSTRISNLALSTNKIEDVDSKTTGVNDENAKEIENEFSSDSDYDMLIHRPDPLYERTAANISSSINREERSVKEKQRKPLRIISDVMLSTKELIPAHGILSDVDKKNEKERKRKVEVSQAAGNEETPKQQSVSKKKSVSLNHSTKEHSNEKNLGRASSRDSNLVLSTKENTRMNTNASNIRDEDKIEAVEEASNDSANEEDPNELQQSDKNTETFQRESGANVSSALNKKKQDNVQNLRKVSSRISLSFLKTPTNKDKSKSKGQMSIKNFLTNIAVDEEKVKMIKERLENVKKQEMEKMNAKLKQGEVKSSETKNIIKRKKSVKPKEKQVHKAYLVNGAVYKVPRLPRPKSWVTNRLYDHLWKVMEPKYNLNTRVISEKFVRQMCGITTIIAKQKSYERYKDELDALMKEMARLGIIRTRNEFYHFCHEFLPYELVEKMVPMLLPGNKKNMPFDPNTLYEPLLGS; from the exons ATGGCTAAACGAAGCAGTTTAAACAGACGTTCGTCTAAAAGCAGCAGATATTCTGATTCTGCTGTATTAAATCCTGATACTGATGTTGTAGATAATA CATACCCATATTGGTCGAAAAACTTGGAAAACAATACAATTGCACGACTATCGACTGATTACAATATGTTCAGTGAAACAAGTCGACAATTAGATTCTAATTCACAAGTAGAATTAAGTGAGGCAGAAGCTGAATGGTGGAAAGTATTCGACAATTTCAGTTCTTCAGAAGACAATGAAAACAATATAGAACAAA GTGCAGCTAAATTTACCATAGTAACATCAGAATCAGAAGAAgaacctaaaattaaaaaaagaaaactttctTTGCGTTCAAAAGCAAGAACACATAAAAATAATGCTTTTTTCAACGTTTTGCATGATTCTGAAGGAACATCTGCAAACAGTTCAGAACAAAAGGTTAGAGGTAAAAGTTCTATAAATAATTCTGaatcaaaaaacaaagaaatgaCCAATAAAGAACAATTAGCTGAAATGCATGATAGTAGTTCGAATCAGAgttcaaatttaaataatattgtaaagTCAAAgccgaaaattttgaaaaaagacTATAagaatcaaaataatattttcattgatgTGTTGCAAAACAGTGAATTCAAAGTTCCTTCTTCAAGTAAATTTTCCATTATCAAATCTCCAAAACCAGTGGAGCGAAAAGATTCTAGTATTATGCAAACTCCCCTTGATAATCAGTCAGAATCAAACGAATATACATTATCTTCTGGGAGCGTACCCGATTTTTCACACTTTCCGGTACCCAAAGCACAGAGCACTGCATTCGAGGATAGTACTCCATGCAGTAGTAGCAAAAATGATAGTAGCAGCGATATAGAACCGAAGATAATGAAACAGAAACCGAAATTGTTAAAACGTCGTAGTAGGAgtataaagaaaaatgtttataagAACATATTTATAGTTGAGGAAAGTAATGAAGAAACAAAAGGAAATGTACTAGCAAGTAAGAATGTTGTGGAAAACACTGAGATTCCTCAACGATTTTCCACATCTTCATCAACTGATTCGCATAAAATTTCTCACAAATcacaaaaaaatgttataaatgaAGATGAAAACAAAGGTACAGAAATATCGAGTtctagaaagaaaagaagatctGCAATTTTAGCTGAACGAAACATTAAAGATTGTATTGAAAAAGACATTTTAGGTAAAAAGGTTACTACAAACGATCTGTCGGACGATAGTATCAAAAGCAGTATTATCCCACGACAACCATCTATTTCATTAGCACAGGAAAAAGGTGGAAGTAAAAGTTTGAGCAGCTTAGGTAATAACACAAAACAAAAGAATGCTCAGGGAAGATCTACGTTAGATCAAAGTATCATTAACGGTAAAAATGTAACTGAAGTACATAAAGATGTTGCAAAGGATTATAATGATGAATTACAAGTCGATAACACGCAGAAGAATATTTCTCTCACAAGATCTGCTGTTCATACTTTGCTTAGTTTTGAGGAGGGAAATCGTGACAATGCAAAGAATCGCAGTAGACAATCGCACATAACTAGTAATTCAACATCatcaataaaaagaaataaatcccTGAGAAGTAAAGGAAGAGagatagaagaagaaatttcgaaGGATTCTAGAGATGAAGAAATAATGGATAAATATGTTGATGATCGGAAGATGAAAAAAAGATCGGTTCCAAAAGATTTATCTGGCTTTAGTAAGGAGCAACCAGACACTGTGAAAGATAGTAAAAGATCATCGTCCAGAAATGGTAATTTAACGTCATCGGTGAATAGAATCCAGGATATAGGTTCAAACACTTCAAATGTTAATGATAAATATGTAAGATCTCAAAATTTAAACAGTATTAGCAGTGAAGAAACTATAAATCAATCAAAATACATAGAGAAAAGTACAACCGCATTAGATAGGAAATCTGCTAACGTCTTGTCCAGTTCTAATGGCAAGCaacataataatattgataCGAATTCTTTGAATGTTGATAAGAACGTAAGGGAAGTAGAAAACGAAGTTTCAAGCGATTCTAGTGACCAAAACCTTGCAAGTAGATTTCGACGTATATCTCAAAGAAGGTCAGTTGCTAATGTTTCATCTAGTATTAACAGGAAGGAAGACAGTAATGCAGGGGGTCGTGGCAGAGTATCGTCTAGAGTTAGCAATTTAGTACTATCAGCGAAAGAAGGTACACAGAAAAATACACACGCTGCAAGTGTCGCCGGTGAAGATGCAAGAAAAATAGAAGGCGTATTACAGGCTATTGGTAACGAAGAAACCCCAAAGACATCCCGGCATACCGATACAGACCATCGGAGTACATCTCAGAGAAAATCTAATTCTTCCAATGCTAGTAGGAAGGAACGCAGTACTGCAGAAAATCGTAGAAGAACATCGACTAGAATTAGTAATTTAGCGTTGTCCACGAACAAAATTGAAGATGTAGATTCGAAAACTACAGGTGTTAATGATGAAAATGCAAAGGAAATAGAAAACGAATTTTCAAGCGATTCTGATTACGATATGCTGATACATAGACCAGACCCTCTTTATGAAAGAACTGCTGCCAATATATCATCTAGTATTAATAGGGAAGAACGCAGTGTTAAAGAGAAGCAAAGAAAACCATTGCGTATAATCAGTGACGTAATGTTATCGACGAAAGAATTGATACCGGCACATGGAATTCTTTCAGATGTTgacaaaaaaaatgaaaaagaaagaaaaagaaaagtcgaaGTATCACAGGCTGCTGGTAACGAAGAAACTCCAAAGCAACAGAGTGTATCTAAGAAAAAATCTGTTTCATTGAATCATAGTACGAAAGAACACAGCAATGAAAAGAATCTTGGAAGAGCATCGTCTAGAGATAGTAATTTAGTATTATCGACGAAAGAAAATACACGGATGAACACAAACGCTTCAAATATTCGCGATGAAGACAAAATAGAAGCAGTAGAAGAGGCATCAAACGATTCTGCTAACGAAGAAGATCCAAATGAATTACAACAATCTGATAAAAATACAGAAACGTTTCAAAGGGAGTCCGGTGCAAATGTTTCATCCGCTTTGAACAAAAAGAAACAGGACAACGTGCAAAATCTTAGAAAAGTGTCGAGCAGAATCAGTTTATCTTTTTTGAAAACTCCTACGAATAAAGATAAATCCAAGTCGAAAGGGCAGATGAGTATTAAAAACTTTTTAACTAATATTGCTGTGGATGAAGAGAAagttaaaatgataaaagagagactggaaaatgtaaagaaacaagaaatggaaaaaatgaaTGCGAAATTAAAACAGGGTGAAGTTAAGTCTTCTGAAAcaaagaatataataaaaaggaagaagagcGTAAAACCGAAGGAGAAACAAGTTCACAAAGCTTATTTGGTGAACGGTGCAGTGTACAAAGTGCCGCGACTTCCTCGACCTAAGTCGTGGGTCACGAATCGTTTGTACGATCATTTATGGAAAGTTATGGAACCTAAGTATAATTTAAACACTAGAGTAATCTCAGAGAAGTTTGTACGTCAGATGTGCGGGATAACAACTATAATTGCTAAACAGAAATCGTACGAGCGTTACAAGGATGAGTTGGACGCGTTAATGAAAGAAATGGCACGACTTGGTATCATTCGTACGCGAAacgaattttatcatttttgccACGAATTCCTTCCGTACGAACTTGTTGAGAAAATGGTCCCGATGTTATTGCCagggaataagaaaaatatGCCTTTCGATCCAAACACGTTGTACGAACCGCTTCTCGGCTCCTAA